The genomic region CGACGAGGTTTCCGTGTCGAATATGGTTTGGCACTTCGGTCCCTCAGGTATGGCTTGATCGGTAAGGCTGATATGGTTGAGTTCATGAAGAATGGTCGAGACAAGTATGAATCAATCAGTCCAGTAGAATTTAAGCGCGGCAGGAAAAAAGCTGACAATTATGATCTTGTTCAACTCTGCGCCCAAGCTCTATGTCTGGAAGAAATGTTTGGCACACCGGTTACTGAAGGCCAGATTTATTATCTGCAAGAGCATCGACGTACGACCATCCCCTTGGATGACGTACTAAGAGAACAGACATTCGAAACCATACAACGAACCCGGACAATTTTTACTTCCAAGGTCACGCCCCGTGCAAACTATGATAGCAAAAAATGTGACAGATGTTCGCTGTTTGATATTTGTATGCCCAAGGCTTTAGCCGGAAACCGAAAGCCGGTCAGTAGGTACTTGGAGAACCAGATTCACCAAAACCTGCAGGAGAAGTTAGAATGAGGAAGCTGCTGAATACTCTCTATGTAGGAACCCAGGGTAGTTATCTCAGAAAAGAAGGTGAGACGATTGTTGTGGAGCAGGAGACTAACAAGGTGCTGCAGCTTCCAGTACATACAATTGGTGGAATTGTTGCCTTCGGGAATGTACTGTGCTCGCCGTTTTTACTTGGCTTCTGTGCCGAAAAAGATATTGGAGTCTCTTTTCTGACTGAACATGGGCGTTTTTTGGCGTCTGTCAATGGCCCTGTTCGAGGTAATGTGCTGCTACGTAGAACACAGTATCGTCATGCTGATGATCCCGAGATTACAAGCTTAAATGCAGCAAATTTCGTCGCAGCGAAAATTGCAAACTGCCGTATAGTACTTCTCAGAACGCTCCGAGATCATCGTACTAAGTTAAATACCACTATACTGGAAAACGCAGTACAGCATCTCGCTCAATACCTTAAACAAATCGAAAGAGTATCGACTACCGATGAGATAAGAGGAATTGAAGGTGCAGCAGCGGCAGTTTATTTCAGCGTTTTTGACCATCTCATAATTGACCAGAAAAACGATTTCCAGTTCCATGAGCGGAGCAGAAGACCACCCCTCGATGAAGCAAACGCTTTACTTTCATTCACCTATACATTAATAGCCCATGATGTTCGATCTGCACTTGAAACCGTTGGTCTTGACCCTTCCGTTGGCTTTCTCCATAGAGATCGACCGGGAAGACCAGGACTTGCGCTGGATCTCATGGAAGAGTTGCGGCCGGTTATAGCAGACAGACTTGTTCTCTCGTTGATAAATCGGCGTCAGCTCACCAAAAAAGATTTTAAACGTGCGGAGAACGGTGCGGTTGTCATGAGTGATGATGCTCGCAAAGTATTGTTAACCGAGTACCAGAACCGAAAGCAATCCGAGGTTCAACATCCCTATATTAAGGAAACTATTCCCATAGGCCTACTCTTTTTTGTCCAGGCTAATCTGCTAGCCCGAAGTATACGAGGCGATATTGATGGGTATCCGCCATTTTTCTGGAGGTGATACATGATGGTGCTCATTAGTTATGATGTCGCAGTAACCAGTACCGGTGGTGCACGAAGATTGAGAAGAATAGCCAAGGAGTGTCAGAACTATGGTCAGCGAGTACAATATTCGGTTTTTGAATGCGTCGTTGATCCTGGGCAATGGGCTAGGCTGAAGCACTCCCTAGAGACTATCATGGACGCCGAGCTTGATAGTCTCCGATACTATTACCTCGGGAAGAACTATAGAAACAGGGTTGAACATGTTGGCGCTAACCCATCTCGTGATGTTGACGACCCGTTAATAATCTGAGATGCAGGCCGCGAACCACAAACACACATTAAACCCAGGACCTATCGCGCACGGGATAACTTCTTACAGTACAATGATCTTTAAAAAATTAGAGAAGGAGAATACTGTCCCTGAGAGCCATTCATATAGTGTTTCGCGTTACAGCGAGGTTAACTATTTATATAGTAATATGTTATAATAGGGTCTATCGCTCCCCGTGCGGGAGCGCGGATTGAAACAAGGTGGAGGAAGCGTAATAAACCTACCGTTTTATCGCTCCCCGTGCGGGAGCGCGGATTGAAACCAGCCTAAAACACTTATTACGGCTTGGATCCCCGGATCGCTCCCCGTGCGGGAGCGCGGATTGAAACAGGGGGAAGCTCAGGAGGTGAAGTTTTACCTGCGAATCGCTCCCCGTGCGGGAGCGCGGATTGAAACCTGCTTGCCGAAGAGCGCAAAAATCAGGAGAGAAGATCGCTCCCCGTGCGGGAGCGCGGATTGAAACATTATCTGCTAATATAAACCTGACACGAAATCTGATCGCTCCCCGTGCGGGAGCGCGGATTGAAACATTTTGATTTAATCCAGCAGGTAGTTAACCACGTATCGCTCCCCGTGCGGGAGCGCGGATTGAAACTGTACGCCTTACCCGGTGATTGTCGGCAAAGACAATCGCTCCCCGTGCGGGAGCGCGGATTGAAACTAGCCCCATAAAACTCCTCGGCGGTAACAAGATCAATCGCTCCCCGTGCGGGAGCGCGGATTGAAACAAGGGCCACCGGCTGAAAATCTTTCCAAAACGCGGATCGCTCCCCGTGCGGGAGCGCGGATTGAAACCCGGAACTGCATATCAATAAATGGAATGGATCTCATCGCTCCCCGTGCGGGAGCGCGGATTGAAACAACGATACCCCTTTTGGACTGAGTGTTGAGGAGGTATCGCTCCCCGTGCGGGAGCGCGGATTGAAACACGTCGAGGAAGGCCTTGAAGTTCAGATTTCTGATATCGCTCCCCGTGCGGGAGCGCGGATTGAAACACCTGTTATCAGGCGAGGTCGAGCAATCAGAGGCATCGCTCCCCGTGCGGGAGCGCGGATTGAAACTCGTTTTCGCACCTCGGGATCCCCAACGCCGGAACATCGCTCCCCGTGCGGGAGCGCGGATTGAAACTTGATCTAAATCAGCGTTTCCTTGGTCTTAATTTATCGCTCCCCGTGCGGGAGCGCGGATTGAAACTTTGCGGATGGATGGGGTTAACAACGGCCTGGGAATCGCTCCCCGTGCGGGAGCGCGGATTGAAACCGGCGGTGTTTTGATAGATGGTGTAGTCCATGGCCATCGCTCCCCGTGCGGGAGCGCGGATTGAAACTCCGCCTATCCTGGCGGAGATCGTTACCGGAGTGAATCGCTCCCCGTGCGGGAGCGCGGATTGAAACCGGAGGCCAAATCCCTCGGTATACCCGACTCCGGATCGCTCCCCGTGCGGGAGCGCGGATTGAAACCATTTGGCGAAAAAATTACAACGATGTTGTAAATATCGCTCCCCGTGCGGGAGCGCGGATTGAAACTCCTTTTGCAACGTGTCGGTATAAGCGCTTGCGGATCGCTCCCCGTGCGGGAGCGCGGATTGAAACCAGGCGTTCAGATCGCCATTGGCTACGTTGCTTCCATCGCTCCCCGTGCGGGAGCGCGGATTGAAACCGATGTCTGAGAAATCATTATTTATGTCAATCTTATCGCTCCCCGTGCGGGAGCGCGGATTGAAACCGGCCTGAATTACGTTGATTGTGAGGGATGCGGCCATCGCTCCCCGTGCGGGAGCGCGGATTGAAACTCTTCTGCCGGGACAGCGATGGAGGGAGAAGCTCATCGCTCCCCGTGCGGGAGCGCGGATTGAAACACATAACTATTAGATATACGCCATCATTCGTATAAATCGCTCCCCGTGCGGGAGCGCGGATTGAAACAAAGGCGGCGACTACATTGGCTGGATTGAAACAGATCGCTCCCCGTGCGGGAGCGCGGATTGAAACCATTTCATCCTCCAAAATATTTCATCTAACTTATATCGCTCCCCGTGCGGGAGCGCGGATTGAAACTGATTGTGGTCGCACAGTATAAAGGAGTAGGCCCATCGCTCCCCGTGCGGGAGCGCGGATTGAAACCTTGGATCGGCGGATTTTCGCAAATATCAGGTAGATCGCTCCCCGTGCGGGAGCGCGGATTGAAACTCACGAACTCGGTTGAAGCGAGTAAAGTTAACATATCGCTCCCCGTGCGGGAGCGCGGATTGAAACTCAACAGTCCTCGAGGAGGATGGAACCATGAGAAATCGCTCCCCGTGCGGGAGCGCGGATTGAAACTGTTATATCCCCATTTTCTATTGCTTCGCCCTCGTATCGCTCCCCGTGCGGGAGCGCGGATTGAAACTCCACGCTGGAAGATCAGATCAAAAAATCCCGCGAATCGCTCCCCGTGCGGGAGCGCGGATTGAAACTGCACCACCGGCCGAGGCAGAGGCATCGGAATCACATCGCTCCCCGTGCGGGAGCGCGGATTGAAACAGAATGCCACCACCCTCAAGGACATCGAGGCGGCATCGCTCCCCGTGCGGGAGCGCGGATTGAAACGAAGTAGGCGGATACACAGTATTAAAGCACATAAGATCGCTCCCCGTGCGGGAGCGCGGATTGAAACCCGTCCTGATAATCAAGCACNNNNNNNNNNNNNNNNNNNNNNNNNNNNNNNNNNNNNNNNNNNNNNNNNNATCGCTCCCCGTGCGGGAGCGCGGATTGAAACCATGAACGCCAGGAAATGGCGGCGGCGAAAGCCATCGCTCCCCGTGCGGGAGCGCGGATTGAAACCGCCGTAGTACCCCCACTTTGCAACCTTTACGGACATCGCTCCCCGTGCGGGAGCGCGGATTGAAACAGCTATTACTGCTGATATTGCTGTTGCAAGCGCGGATCGCTCCCCGTGCGGGAGCGCGGATTGAAACATTAAAACTCCAGTGCCTTGAATGAAGATCCGGCATCGCTCCCCGTGCGGGAGCGCGGATTGAAACTCGCGTCCTCTCTCCAGCTCCTGGGTGGTAATCAGATCGCTCCCCGTGCGGGAGCGCGGATTGAAACAAACGCCTACATGCCCACCGAAGAAGGCCCGGAAGATCGCTCCCCGTGCGGGAGCGCGGATTGAAACGCTGTCTCATATACTGATGTGACAAACGGTATTAATCGCTCCCCGTGCGGGAGCGCGGATTGAAACATATAAGGATTTGATCGTAATTGGCGAAGAGGCCATCGCTCCCCGTGCGGGAGCGCGGATTGAAACATTCCGATCATGTCGCCGCCTCCACTTCTACGATATCGCTCCCCGTGCGGGAGCGCGGATTGAAACCTCCAGGATGAAATCCGGCTGTAGAACCGTACAAATCGCTCCCCGTGCGGGAGCGCGGATTGAAACTTGTATTTTGATTGAAGGGCGTACCCGAAGGTGATCGCTCCCCGTGCGGGAGCGCGGATTGAAACTACGGACGAACACCGATCCAGACTGCTACCAAAAATCGCTCCCCGTGCGGGAGCGCGGATTGAAACTTGTACGACTGCACCTTGGGCTCTTCGTACCTGTATCGCTCCCCGTGCGGGAGCGCGGATTGAAACCCTGTTGTGGAGTTTCTACCGTTACGGTCTCTCCATCGCTCCCCGTGCGGGAGCGCGGATTGAAACCTCGGGACGGAGACCGGCTCCGATCCAAGTCGTTATCGCTCCCCGTGCGGGAGCGCGGATTGAAACTTCGGTCTGCGGTATCTTGGTTTGAGTTGTAGCCATCGCTCCCCGTGCGGGAGCGCGGATTGAAACCTAAAAGCTGATACCCGGATATATCACCCTGGCCATCGCTCCCCGTGCGGGAGCGCGGATTGAAACACCATCGTTGTAATGGTTTTCCGCGACTTCATACATCGCTCCCCGTGCGGGAGCGCGGATTGAAACTCCTTAGTTGACTATCCGTGTAATAAGCTACTGCATCGCTCCCCGTGCGGGAGCGCGGATTGAAACGATGTAAACGAATTAGAAATCGTTATGCTAATGAGATCGCTCCCCGTGCGGGAGCGCGGATTGAAACCACTGACTCCAGATCCAAATAACCACCTACGGTGATCGCTCCCCGTGCGGGAGCGCGGATTGAAACGGTAGACTGACCAAGGACGCGGAAATCAGGTACAATCGCTCCCCGTGCGGGAGCGCGGATTGAAACTTGTTGCTTCCGTTGTTCGGAGCTTCCATTGCTCTTATCGCTCCCCGTGCGGGAGCGCGGATTGAAACCTCGCTGTCTGCTGCCATCTCCCCGGCCTCGGCAATCGCTCCCCGTGCGGGAGCGCGGATTGAAACCGAAGATTCGAGAGCTCTCCCACCTATACCAAAAATCGCTCCCCGTGCGGGAGCGCGGATTGAAACTATGACTGGGGCTGATTACACGGACTATGGAACCATCGCTCCCCGTGCGGGAGCGCGGATTGAAACCGAATGCACTTACCGAAGCNNNNNNNNNNNNNNNNNNNNNNNNNNNNNNNNNNNNNNNNNNNNNNNNNNGAAGCAGTGATGGGAAAAGCATCGCTCCCCGTGCGGGAGCGCGGATTGAAACATGGCCGATGTCCGGTTAATACGGTCCGGTTGGATCGCTCCCCGTGCGGGAGCGCGGATTGAAACTCTGAGCGCCCGCTCAGTAGTGATCCCGTGCAAATCGCTCCCCGTGCGGGAGCGCGGATTGAAACCCAGGGGCAGAACCACCAATCTGGCAGAACCCAGATCGCTCCCCGTGCGGGAGCGCGGATTGAAACATGCTCAAGGTGTCTGGCTGATTCCGATACAGCACATCGCTCCCCGTGCGGGAGCGCGGATTGAAACTCTCTAATCTGCAAATTGGCCTATATTTGTCCGCATCGCTCCCCGTGCGGGAGCGCGGATTGAAACCCTCCTCACCGACGGAAAAATCCACAGAACCCCATCGCTCCCCGTGCGGGAGCGCGGATTGAAACAAAGAAATCAACCCATGCTAATCCGCCATTGCCAATCGCTCCCCGTGCGGGAGCGCGGATTGAAACTGTTATCCAGGCAAACATGAGAACACGAGCCCCGATCGCTCCCCGTGCGGGAGCGCGGATTGAAACCCGGTAACGTAACCGATTTTTAGTGTTATGCTGTATCGCTCCCCGTGCGGGAGCGCGGATTGAAACGGGAGCATTGTACGTTTGTAATAGACTCGCCGAAATCGCTCCCCGTGCCGAAAATCGGATTAAAACTCCGCCATGACGTTTGGTACCGGGCAATTTCAGTATCGCTCCTCGCTCGAGAGCACAATTACAACCCAGTTTGTTCACTTACCAGGGCAGAAGTCAGTACTGTCATCCCTCCCTATTAGCCGGCTGAATCGAAATTCCGAGCCACTATCGTATTAAACCAACGCCAAGCCATAGCCTCGAAGCGTAACTACTCGACAACTCAACGTTGACATAAGGCACACGCAGTCATACCATATTGCTATGGCATTCTACTGGAATGGGGATAAGAACAATCAACTCAAAAACGAGAGGGGTATTTCGTTTGAGCGGATTGTTGTCGCCATAGAAGAGGGTAATTTGGTTGATGTATTTGAACATCCGAACAAAGAACGATATCAAAACCAGTTGATCCTGATCGTCGATATTGATGGCTATGCGGTGTGTGTGCCATGCGCACGGGAAGAGAATGGAGATTACTTCTTGAAGACCTTATTTCCAAGCAGAAAATACACCAAGGCATACAATCTTGGAGGGAGCAAAGGATGAATGAGAAAAAAGAAAAAGAACTAATGAATTCCCTTGAGGCTGGGGAATGGCAACCAGCAACTAATTTCAAGAATATAAAGCAGGAACTAGAGAATGCAGCAAAAAAGACTGCCGTTAAAGACCATAGAATAAACATACGCATATCAAAACGTGATGTAGAGGCACTAAAAGCAAAAGCCATGGAAGAAGGAATACCCTATCAAACCCTGGTAACCAGTATCTTGCATAAATATGTCACGGGTAACCTGAAGGAAGTAGGCGGATGATAGTGTGTAAAATGTTGTAACATCGCCCACGGGCGTCACTCCCCATGAAGCCCCACCCGGCATCCCCCTACCCCTGCATTATTCAAACCCTCGAAACCCACCCCACCACCCCTGCCCCATACCAACGACCGACCTGCAGGCCATCCTCCCGCCCCATTCCAGGGCCCGAAATGAGGGCTAACCACACCCCCCCGAAAACTAACCCTGGTTGCCCAGCCAATTATTTCTTATAGTATTGGTATGATTACCAAATTGGATTTACGGAATTTCTACATTGCGCCGGATGCGCCGTGGAAGCTGCGGTGGGACGGGGCGGTGTTGGCCGGGGCGGTGTTGGCCACCGTGTTGGCGCCTCTGAATCTGGCATTTGATTTTTCAGACTCGGTGTTTTTTCTTTTGGTGGACATTGGAATCACCCTGCTGTTTATTGCTGATATAATCATTCTGTTCCATACCGCGTATGTGGATAAGAGGCGGCTTGTTACCGACAAGAAGTGCATACGGATGCGGTACCTGAAGGGCTGGTTTTGGCTGGACCTCTTTGCCGCCGTGCCCTTCTTTCTCTTTGCCGGGCCGGCCTATCTGACCATTAACCGGGTGGCGCGGTTTGCCCGGATTACCCGGATTCTTAAGCTGATTTCCGGGGCACGGGTAATCGGGAGGCTGAAGAAGACGAAGATTAATCCCAACGTTATGCGCCTGGCGTTGATGATTTTCTGGCTGCTTCTGGCTGCCCATATCATCGCCACGGGTATGATCCTGGTGGGGGGGGTGCCGGCGGATCTGCCCGACGGGATGCGGTACCTTCAGGCCTTTTATTGGACGGTCACGACCCTGGCTACCGTGGGGTACGGCGATATTACCCCGGACCGGAATAATCCCTTGCAGCTGCTGTTTACCATCATTACCCAGTTCATCGGGGTGGGTATGTACGGGTTCATAATTGGTAACATTTCGACGGTCATCGCCAACATCGACATCGCCAAGTCCCAGTACCGGGAAAAGATGGAGCGGATCAATACCTTCCTGAAGTACCGGAATATTCCCCACGACCTGACCAAGCGGATCAACGACTATTACGACTATCTATGGGAGAGCCGCCGGGGCTACGATGAATCCTCGGTGGTAGATGAGCTGCCCTTCAGTCTGAAGATCCAGGTAAGCCAGGAGCTGCACCGGGACATCATCACCAAGGTGCCCCTCTTTAAGGGGGCGAATCATAGCTTTATCCGGGACATTATCCTGAACCTGCGGCCCGTGGTGTACACCCCCGGGGATTACATCGTCCGCAAGGGCGAGCTGGGTGAGGAGATGTACTTCATCAGCCGGGGGGCGGTGGATGTGGTTTCCGAGGACGAGTCGGTAATCTATGCTACCCTGCAGGAGGGAGCCTTTTTCGGGGAGATTGCCCTGCTCTTGAGCAGCCCCCGGAACGCCACCATCAAGGCCCGGGAGTACTGCGACCTCTACTCCCTGGATAAGCGGACCTTCGAAAAGATTCTGGAAAAATATCCCGACTTCGCCAAAGAGGTGGCCAAAATGGCCGAGCAGCGCCGGAAGGAAACCGAGGCTGCGGCCAAAAAGAAAAAGTCTTAGGAGCCGATTGTTAGGCTCCGTTTTAAATAACCTCTTAGGGTGATTCGAATGCCCCAGAAAGGACTATGCCCCATGATTTCAACTACCACGACTATCAGCACCCTGAACCCCTCGGGCCCCCTGCCCGGGAATGTGGCCCTGCTCTTCCACGGCCTGGGCAGCTCCAAGGATGAATGGCTCGAGCCCGGAGGTTACACCCACGGCGGCCTGGTGACCCGGGGGCTTTCCGAACTGGGCATTCCCTGGATCGCCGCCGACCAGTACGGCCACGGGGGGTTTGCAGCCCGGCAGTCCGACTTCGACCCCGAGGATATCAGCGATGAGCTGTGGCCGGACTTCCTGGGAGAGTCGGCCCGGGTCTACGTCAGGATGCTCCGTGAGCTTGGAGTGGCAGTCGAATCACCCCAAAACCCGGAAAACCCAACCCCCGGAGCCCGGAAGCAGCAACCCCGGATCCACCTGATCTCCTATTCCGGGGGAATCCAGGTTGCCTGCGAGGTGATCCGCCAAGCCCCGGGGCTGGAGGTGGCAAGTATCTGCGCTGCGGTTCCGCCCCCGGACA from Spirochaeta lutea harbors:
- the cas4 gene encoding CRISPR-associated protein Cas4, yielding MDYSSQTKKMFDESDLIPVSALQHTLFCERQYALIHIEQAWAENRYTIEGNILHERVDVVHHESRRGFRVEYGLALRSLRYGLIGKADMVEFMKNGRDKYESISPVEFKRGRKKADNYDLVQLCAQALCLEEMFGTPVTEGQIYYLQEHRRTTIPLDDVLREQTFETIQRTRTIFTSKVTPRANYDSKKCDRCSLFDICMPKALAGNRKPVSRYLENQIHQNLQEKLE
- the cas1c gene encoding type I-C CRISPR-associated endonuclease Cas1c encodes the protein MRKLLNTLYVGTQGSYLRKEGETIVVEQETNKVLQLPVHTIGGIVAFGNVLCSPFLLGFCAEKDIGVSFLTEHGRFLASVNGPVRGNVLLRRTQYRHADDPEITSLNAANFVAAKIANCRIVLLRTLRDHRTKLNTTILENAVQHLAQYLKQIERVSTTDEIRGIEGAAAAVYFSVFDHLIIDQKNDFQFHERSRRPPLDEANALLSFTYTLIAHDVRSALETVGLDPSVGFLHRDRPGRPGLALDLMEELRPVIADRLVLSLINRRQLTKKDFKRAENGAVVMSDDARKVLLTEYQNRKQSEVQHPYIKETIPIGLLFFVQANLLARSIRGDIDGYPPFFWR
- the cas2 gene encoding CRISPR-associated endonuclease Cas2, which codes for MMVLISYDVAVTSTGGARRLRRIAKECQNYGQRVQYSVFECVVDPGQWARLKHSLETIMDAELDSLRYYYLGKNYRNRVEHVGANPSRDVDDPLII
- a CDS encoding BrnT family toxin, which produces MAFYWNGDKNNQLKNERGISFERIVVAIEEGNLVDVFEHPNKERYQNQLILIVDIDGYAVCVPCAREENGDYFLKTLFPSRKYTKAYNLGGSKG
- a CDS encoding CopG family antitoxin, with product MNEKKEKELMNSLEAGEWQPATNFKNIKQELENAAKKTAVKDHRINIRISKRDVEALKAKAMEEGIPYQTLVTSILHKYVTGNLKEVGG
- a CDS encoding ion transporter → MITKLDLRNFYIAPDAPWKLRWDGAVLAGAVLATVLAPLNLAFDFSDSVFFLLVDIGITLLFIADIIILFHTAYVDKRRLVTDKKCIRMRYLKGWFWLDLFAAVPFFLFAGPAYLTINRVARFARITRILKLISGARVIGRLKKTKINPNVMRLALMIFWLLLAAHIIATGMILVGGVPADLPDGMRYLQAFYWTVTTLATVGYGDITPDRNNPLQLLFTIITQFIGVGMYGFIIGNISTVIANIDIAKSQYREKMERINTFLKYRNIPHDLTKRINDYYDYLWESRRGYDESSVVDELPFSLKIQVSQELHRDIITKVPLFKGANHSFIRDIILNLRPVVYTPGDYIVRKGELGEEMYFISRGAVDVVSEDESVIYATLQEGAFFGEIALLLSSPRNATIKAREYCDLYSLDKRTFEKILEKYPDFAKEVAKMAEQRRKETEAAAKKKKS
- a CDS encoding alpha/beta fold hydrolase, with protein sequence MISTTTTISTLNPSGPLPGNVALLFHGLGSSKDEWLEPGGYTHGGLVTRGLSELGIPWIAADQYGHGGFAARQSDFDPEDISDELWPDFLGESARVYVRMLRELGVAVESPQNPENPTPGARKQQPRIHLISYSGGIQVACEVIRQAPGLEVASICAAVPPPDKDADDEYSLHNNREVFTRRPSLLIFADQDEHISAEEARWFAGQVACPATKVIELPGGHSLPESWAQEFLKWFRQHL